The following are from one region of the Rhodopirellula sp. P2 genome:
- the recQ gene encoding DNA helicase RecQ: MSSPSKSTSTLSQSPPSNPEMDQAHSVLRSVWGYDSFRPLQADAVQDVVQGRDSLVVLPTGGGKSLCYQVPALVRDGMSVVVSPLISLMKDQVDALTANGVSAALVNSTQSMDQKRETADRIRRGEIKILYLAPERLLTPKTLAFLRSLPISFFAIDEAHCVSNWGHDFRPEYRGLRILKEQFPSASVHAFTATASQQVRDDITEQLQLHEPRVLVGNFDRPNLTYRMLRSDGKLNQIQQCIQQHRGESGVVYCITRKEVEQTAAALESMGVRTLPYHAGLAAEVRQANQEAFIQEKVDVIVATVAFGMGIDKSNVRFVIHAGMPKSIEHYQQESGRAGRDGLAAECVLIHSGGDLMSWKRILENGDRNNFQSAMGSVEAMASLCNGVQCRHASLVEYFGQEYDADNCDACDVCLGELDLVDDPITLAQKILSCVVRLKERYGVAHTVKVLTGSKDQKVIQAGHDQLSTYNLLSNEGANAVRTWIEQLISQNHLIRTGEYQSLRLTESGRALLKREGDVTLTKVSQKSSSRQPAANASWEGVDRQLFDHLRALRSEMASERGVPAYVIFGDAVLRELARVRPTSIDKLTPIRGIGDRKREEFGQLFLDSIDQYCEKNPLARDQSDNTAPAPINQPRANTAPNAAMVQAFQLFRDGRSASEVAEKMGRAESTVSKYLSDFIQSENITDPTQWVPKEEAEAIRAALLAAEDERLRPVFEALNEEMSYEKIRIVATCMKNEMADDADD, from the coding sequence ATGTCGTCGCCCTCTAAATCGACCTCAACCCTCTCCCAATCACCCCCGTCCAATCCCGAAATGGACCAAGCCCATTCGGTCCTTCGGTCGGTGTGGGGATACGATTCCTTCCGGCCCCTGCAAGCCGATGCGGTGCAGGATGTCGTCCAGGGACGCGACAGCTTGGTCGTCCTGCCGACCGGCGGCGGTAAATCGCTGTGCTACCAAGTCCCTGCGCTGGTGCGAGACGGCATGTCCGTGGTGGTCTCGCCGCTGATTTCGTTGATGAAGGACCAAGTCGACGCGTTGACCGCCAACGGCGTCTCGGCGGCCCTGGTCAACAGCACGCAGTCGATGGATCAAAAACGCGAAACCGCGGACCGGATCCGTCGCGGCGAAATCAAGATCCTGTACTTGGCCCCGGAGCGTTTGCTCACGCCCAAAACGCTGGCCTTTCTTCGCAGCCTGCCAATCTCTTTTTTCGCAATCGATGAGGCCCACTGCGTCAGCAATTGGGGGCATGACTTTCGCCCCGAATATCGCGGCTTGCGAATCCTCAAAGAACAGTTCCCTTCCGCATCGGTGCACGCCTTCACCGCCACCGCCTCCCAACAAGTTCGTGATGACATCACCGAACAATTGCAGCTCCACGAACCGCGAGTCTTGGTGGGGAACTTCGACCGCCCCAACCTGACGTACCGGATGCTACGCAGCGATGGCAAACTGAATCAGATCCAGCAATGCATCCAGCAACATCGCGGTGAATCGGGCGTCGTCTACTGCATCACTCGAAAAGAAGTCGAACAAACCGCCGCCGCCTTGGAATCCATGGGCGTCCGCACACTGCCGTACCATGCGGGACTGGCTGCGGAGGTTCGGCAGGCAAACCAAGAAGCGTTCATCCAAGAAAAGGTCGATGTGATCGTCGCGACGGTGGCCTTTGGAATGGGAATCGACAAATCCAACGTGCGGTTTGTCATCCACGCCGGGATGCCCAAATCAATTGAACACTACCAGCAAGAAAGCGGTCGCGCCGGCCGCGATGGGCTCGCCGCTGAATGTGTTCTGATTCACAGCGGTGGCGATTTGATGTCCTGGAAACGCATCCTCGAAAACGGCGACCGCAACAACTTTCAATCCGCCATGGGTTCCGTCGAGGCGATGGCTTCGCTGTGCAACGGAGTGCAATGCAGACACGCCTCGCTGGTGGAGTACTTTGGCCAAGAATACGATGCCGACAACTGCGATGCCTGCGACGTCTGTCTCGGTGAACTCGACCTCGTTGACGATCCGATCACACTGGCACAAAAGATCCTGTCGTGTGTGGTCCGACTGAAAGAACGCTACGGCGTCGCTCACACCGTGAAGGTCCTCACCGGATCGAAAGATCAAAAGGTCATCCAAGCCGGTCACGATCAGCTCAGCACCTACAACCTGCTTTCCAACGAAGGTGCCAACGCGGTTCGCACCTGGATCGAACAACTCATTTCGCAAAACCATTTGATCCGAACCGGCGAGTATCAATCCCTTCGATTGACCGAATCAGGTCGCGCGTTGCTCAAACGCGAAGGCGATGTGACGCTCACCAAGGTGAGCCAGAAAAGCTCGTCTCGCCAACCTGCCGCCAATGCATCCTGGGAAGGCGTCGACCGTCAATTGTTCGATCACTTGCGTGCGCTCCGCAGCGAAATGGCGTCCGAACGAGGCGTGCCGGCTTACGTCATCTTCGGCGACGCGGTGCTGCGGGAATTGGCTCGCGTGCGCCCCACGTCGATCGACAAACTCACCCCCATTCGCGGCATCGGCGATCGCAAACGAGAAGAATTTGGCCAGCTGTTCCTGGACTCGATCGATCAATACTGCGAGAAAAACCCGCTCGCCAGGGACCAATCCGACAACACGGCCCCAGCGCCGATCAACCAACCGCGAGCGAACACCGCCCCAAACGCGGCGATGGTCCAAGCCTTCCAACTTTTTCGGGACGGGCGATCCGCCTCCGAAGTTGCAGAAAAGATGGGTCGCGCCGAATCGACCGTGAGCAAGTATCTCAGCGATTTCATCCAATCCGAAAACATCACCGATCCAACGCAGTGGGTCCCCAAAGAAGAAGCCGAAGCAATCCGGGCGGCCCTTCTGGCAGCCGAGGACGAACGGCTTCGACCGGTGTTCGAAGCCTTGAATGAAGAGATGTCTTACGAAAAGATCCGCATCGTCGCCACGTGCATGAAGAACGAAATGGCTGACGATGCGGACGATTGA
- a CDS encoding sugar ABC transporter substrate-binding protein: protein MFKITNRVGCLAALLVLFVSGCSSSSSTSQNAADADAKPRVALIMKSLANEFFSTMAKGAETHQSENSDQYDLIVNGIKDERDVSRQVALVEEMVASGVDAIVIAPADSKVLVPALRRAIEAGVIVVNIDNRLDAEVLNQEGVSIPFVGPDNMAGAKKIGDHLAANRKGDKVAILEGIRTSYNAQQRLKGFEAAMKEAGMEIVSSQSADWEMSRANTVASSMLSEHPEISGILAANDSMALGAIAAVKGAGRAGEVQIVGFDNISAIRQAIEDGKVLATADQHGDQLAVFGIEAALEQIQGEASGSDVSIEDVETPVDLITAEILSQP from the coding sequence ATGTTCAAAATCACAAATCGAGTTGGCTGTCTCGCTGCACTTCTGGTCCTGTTCGTGTCGGGATGCAGTTCCTCCAGTTCCACTTCACAAAACGCGGCGGATGCAGACGCCAAACCTCGCGTGGCTTTGATCATGAAGTCATTGGCGAATGAGTTTTTCTCGACGATGGCCAAGGGAGCTGAAACGCATCAGTCCGAAAACTCCGATCAATACGACTTGATCGTCAACGGGATCAAAGATGAGCGAGATGTCAGTCGCCAAGTCGCTTTGGTCGAAGAGATGGTTGCCAGCGGCGTGGACGCGATTGTGATCGCGCCGGCGGATTCCAAGGTTTTGGTGCCGGCCCTTCGACGAGCCATTGAAGCGGGAGTCATCGTTGTCAACATCGACAACCGCTTGGATGCGGAGGTGTTGAATCAAGAAGGCGTCAGCATCCCATTTGTTGGTCCCGACAACATGGCAGGGGCGAAGAAGATCGGTGATCACTTGGCCGCGAATCGCAAAGGTGACAAGGTCGCGATTCTGGAAGGGATCCGCACGTCCTACAACGCTCAACAGCGTTTGAAGGGATTTGAGGCGGCGATGAAGGAAGCCGGCATGGAAATTGTCAGCAGCCAATCCGCGGATTGGGAAATGTCTCGGGCGAACACCGTGGCCTCGTCCATGTTGAGTGAGCATCCCGAGATCAGTGGCATTTTGGCGGCGAATGATTCGATGGCTCTCGGAGCCATTGCAGCGGTCAAAGGTGCGGGCCGGGCCGGCGAAGTGCAGATTGTTGGCTTTGATAACATCTCGGCGATTCGGCAAGCCATTGAAGACGGCAAGGTGTTGGCGACGGCGGATCAACATGGTGACCAGTTGGCTGTCTTTGGGATCGAAGCCGCGCTAGAACAAATCCAAGGTGAAGCCTCCGGTTCGGACGTTTCCATCGAAGATGTCGAGACGCCGGTGGATCTGATCACCGCCGAGATCTTGAGCCAACCATGA
- a CDS encoding ABC transporter permease, which translates to MSRWQDSCRKMAPHLGLVAVLLVLVAIFSLLSKNFFQWSTLVSIANQVPDLTFLVVGMTLVLIIGGIDLSVGSLLAVSSAVLGVLMATYDWSIWAALPVAVLVASIGGGLNGAISIGFGIPSFIVTLGMLEIARGATKVVTDSQSIYIGSRIEWFGQPLPGAFVSPAFMAAIGTVILGQLFLTRTVWGRYCIAIGTNAEAVRMSGIRSAPLCIGIFALSGMMCGLAGLAQTSRLSTADPNAAIGIELAAIAACVIGGTSLMGGRGNVVRSFIGVLIIQVLQTGLAQVGVSDASKQIITGVVIVVAVLLDALRTRWDKS; encoded by the coding sequence ATGAGTCGCTGGCAAGATTCCTGCCGCAAGATGGCACCGCACCTTGGTTTGGTTGCCGTCTTGTTGGTGTTGGTGGCGATCTTCTCGCTGCTCAGCAAGAACTTCTTTCAGTGGTCGACGTTGGTGTCGATTGCCAATCAAGTTCCCGACCTCACGTTTCTGGTCGTTGGGATGACGCTGGTGCTGATCATCGGCGGCATTGATTTGTCGGTCGGTTCATTGCTGGCGGTTTCGTCCGCGGTGTTGGGCGTGTTGATGGCCACCTACGACTGGTCAATTTGGGCGGCTCTCCCAGTGGCGGTCTTGGTCGCGTCCATTGGTGGCGGGCTGAACGGAGCGATCTCGATTGGCTTTGGGATTCCATCCTTCATCGTCACGTTGGGGATGCTTGAGATTGCGCGTGGAGCAACCAAGGTGGTCACGGATTCCCAATCGATTTACATCGGCAGTCGAATCGAATGGTTTGGTCAGCCGTTGCCCGGCGCGTTTGTTTCGCCCGCTTTCATGGCGGCGATTGGAACCGTGATACTGGGGCAACTGTTTTTGACTCGAACCGTGTGGGGCCGGTACTGCATCGCGATCGGTACCAACGCGGAAGCGGTCCGGATGTCGGGGATTCGGTCCGCCCCGCTGTGCATCGGGATTTTCGCGCTCAGCGGCATGATGTGCGGGTTGGCCGGGTTGGCTCAAACGTCGCGTTTGTCGACAGCCGATCCCAACGCGGCAATCGGTATCGAACTGGCTGCGATCGCGGCCTGTGTGATTGGCGGAACCAGCCTGATGGGCGGACGCGGGAACGTGGTGCGATCGTTCATCGGTGTGTTGATCATCCAGGTCTTGCAGACCGGGTTGGCTCAGGTTGGGGTGTCCGATGCCAGCAAGCAAATCATCACCGGCGTGGTGATCGTGGTGGCGGTGTTGTTGGACGCACTGCGAACTCGCTGGGACAAAAGCTGA
- a CDS encoding acetylornithine aminotransferase codes for MNATGSDDCPLGDGWINAIAGRLSPTGGNSCRDALHQFADQPEWRGDVALPTKITEQLRTLTQHDASTIADCISTSTKDQALEHALVAGRRHHQALQTSDTHAGDVPLSPKCLCLVGSDHGRSIVAGMASGNSSLRGDEWPLLPGFVHAPADRFVDRIDSSTAVALVSPWDFSGVGQPISAEWWAKCRQRCDETGTCLIIDHGNVPAVGNGHLFAHEMVAGISADAVILAAGLTFDLPGGLLVLGQSLAAQAEGLVPANDLVGHLISSTLSMLLESDALATDADAFAFALAERIATRGCVRDLHVSGHTVVLELDVDSQAWLEKANAKKLHASVCSEHSVLFQPPLLMTNEEQANLIDRIDAVLAGLEQNQEPPPSSAQVIPEQDAAEALEDNDWGASELADGEPEDSEPADSARTGAVITDEALEAAPANETEADSDTSDETFQEDESEEMVDEDPVDEEEDEDEFDEEYDDEEEQDEETDQEEDAEPTEQDETELENNELDEFESNEETEKH; via the coding sequence GTGAACGCGACTGGCAGCGACGATTGCCCGCTCGGCGACGGCTGGATCAATGCGATTGCCGGCCGCCTCTCACCCACCGGTGGAAACTCGTGCCGTGACGCGCTGCATCAATTCGCGGATCAACCGGAATGGCGTGGCGATGTTGCCTTGCCTACCAAGATCACCGAGCAACTTCGAACGCTGACCCAACACGATGCCTCCACCATCGCGGATTGCATCAGCACATCGACGAAAGACCAGGCCCTGGAGCATGCACTGGTAGCGGGGCGCCGTCACCATCAAGCCCTGCAAACATCCGACACCCATGCGGGCGATGTCCCCTTGTCGCCCAAGTGCCTGTGCTTGGTCGGCAGCGATCATGGACGCAGCATCGTGGCCGGAATGGCGAGTGGCAATTCATCCCTGCGAGGCGACGAGTGGCCCTTGTTGCCCGGCTTTGTGCATGCTCCCGCCGATCGCTTCGTTGACCGCATTGATTCGTCCACGGCCGTGGCCTTGGTGTCACCGTGGGATTTCAGCGGCGTCGGCCAACCCATCAGTGCCGAATGGTGGGCGAAGTGCCGACAACGATGTGACGAAACCGGCACCTGCTTGATCATCGACCATGGCAACGTTCCCGCAGTCGGAAACGGGCATCTTTTCGCGCATGAGATGGTCGCTGGAATCTCGGCTGACGCTGTGATCCTTGCGGCGGGATTGACCTTTGATCTGCCCGGTGGATTGCTGGTGCTTGGCCAGTCTCTCGCAGCGCAGGCGGAGGGCTTGGTTCCCGCCAATGATCTGGTCGGACATCTGATCTCCTCCACTCTGTCGATGCTGCTGGAATCCGATGCACTGGCAACGGACGCGGACGCTTTCGCATTTGCATTGGCGGAACGAATTGCCACCCGTGGTTGTGTTCGCGATCTGCACGTCAGTGGTCACACTGTGGTCCTGGAACTGGACGTTGACTCACAAGCTTGGCTCGAAAAAGCCAACGCCAAGAAACTGCACGCATCGGTCTGCAGCGAACATTCCGTGCTGTTCCAGCCTCCTTTGTTGATGACAAACGAGGAGCAAGCCAACCTGATCGACCGAATCGATGCCGTGCTGGCGGGGTTGGAACAAAACCAGGAACCGCCCCCCTCCTCCGCTCAGGTGATTCCCGAGCAAGACGCCGCCGAGGCCCTGGAAGACAATGACTGGGGGGCGTCGGAACTTGCTGACGGTGAACCGGAAGACAGTGAGCCTGCTGACAGTGCGCGCACAGGTGCAGTGATCACCGACGAAGCCCTGGAAGCAGCCCCAGCAAACGAAACAGAAGCGGATTCAGACACCTCGGACGAAACGTTTCAAGAAGACGAATCCGAGGAAATGGTCGATGAAGATCCAGTCGATGAGGAAGAAGACGAGGACGAATTCGACGAGGAGTACGACGACGAAGAAGAACAGGACGAGGAAACCGACCAAGAAGAAGACGCAGAACCAACCGAACAAGATGAAACTGAACTGGAAAACAACGAACTGGACGAGTTCGAATCCAACGAGGAAACGGAGAAACATTGA
- the argF gene encoding ornithine carbamoyltransferase, which produces MRHLLTLFDLTPQELRQILATAQTLKAKLKQGERPAILERYTLALLFEKPSLRTRVSFETGMNHLGGSSLFLGDDVGWGKRESPSDFTRVLGQFVDAVACRAKSHDRVEQLAKYNAVPVINSLTDLSHPCQAIADVLTLQENFGDVKGRHMVFVGDGNNVSRSLALACAMLDIQFTLARPDGYELDQPWLDRIMEKFPNAKLNQITDPIAAVQNADAIYTDVWTSMGQEAESIERRAAFKEFQVNEALLEAAPKTARVLHCLPAVRGEEITDAVMDGPQSDVIEQAGNRMHAQKALLIQLLRPEWIAENIRV; this is translated from the coding sequence ATGCGACACTTGCTCACCCTCTTTGATCTGACCCCGCAAGAGTTGCGTCAGATTTTAGCAACCGCACAAACCCTCAAAGCCAAATTGAAACAGGGCGAACGGCCCGCGATCTTGGAACGCTACACACTGGCGTTGCTGTTTGAAAAACCAAGTTTGCGGACCCGCGTCAGCTTTGAAACGGGCATGAATCACCTTGGGGGCAGCAGTCTGTTCCTGGGCGATGATGTCGGCTGGGGCAAGCGCGAATCGCCATCCGACTTCACGCGTGTACTCGGTCAATTCGTTGACGCCGTCGCGTGTCGAGCGAAGTCTCACGACCGTGTTGAGCAACTGGCCAAATACAACGCCGTCCCGGTCATCAACAGCCTCACCGATCTCAGCCATCCCTGCCAAGCGATTGCAGATGTGCTGACGCTGCAGGAGAACTTCGGCGATGTCAAAGGTCGCCACATGGTGTTCGTGGGTGACGGCAACAACGTTTCCCGTTCGCTGGCGCTCGCCTGTGCCATGCTGGACATTCAGTTCACGCTTGCCCGCCCAGACGGCTACGAACTCGACCAACCTTGGCTCGATCGCATCATGGAAAAATTCCCCAACGCGAAACTGAACCAAATCACCGACCCGATCGCTGCAGTCCAAAACGCCGACGCGATCTACACCGACGTTTGGACCAGCATGGGACAGGAGGCGGAGTCCATTGAACGACGTGCCGCCTTCAAAGAATTCCAAGTCAACGAGGCGTTGCTCGAAGCGGCTCCGAAAACCGCTCGCGTGCTGCATTGCTTGCCCGCCGTGCGAGGCGAGGAGATCACGGACGCAGTGATGGATGGCCCACAGAGCGATGTGATTGAACAGGCGGGCAATCGAATGCACGCCCAAAAGGCTTTGCTGATCCAACTTCTGCGTCCCGAATGGATCGCAGAAAACATTCGCGTTTGA
- a CDS encoding sugar ABC transporter ATP-binding protein, with product MTVALSVRGLTKRYGTVTVLDDVSIDFQAGNLHALLGANGAGKSTLCKIISGLIPASAGQMSLSGDDHCPGNKQDAEARGVQIVQQELNLIETLSVAENLRLASLPNRWGVLRMGELHRSARTILDQFGLPDVDSHAIVGQLGVGKQQMIEIAAALARDARVLILDEPTAALSGSESEELFTHLKQMRDQGVAIIYISHRLEEVQQLSDQVSVLRDGRLVTTEPISRINREKMVAWMSAEENESKSSRQAGPEFVSHRTDQVGLLVERMTSGMVDDVSFSVRRGERFGVAGLVGSGRTELLRAIFGADVATSGNVSLGDGERLRFTHPSQAVEAGFAMVTEDRKQSGLLLSQSIRANTSLAALASKFSDKGWIREKAEVDAATSIHRSLETRHQSLEQAVGTLSGGNQQKVAVAKWLTRGAEVYLFDEPSRGIDVAARGKLYELFEELAKQGKTIVIVSSDLEELFETCDAIAVLSAGKIMATFERDEFSEDAILEASFAGQESRPTSRLLGAMSTPGGQRNDEATS from the coding sequence ATGACCGTTGCTCTCTCGGTTCGCGGACTGACCAAACGCTATGGCACCGTCACCGTGCTGGATGATGTCTCGATCGATTTTCAAGCTGGGAACCTGCACGCTTTGCTCGGGGCCAACGGGGCTGGCAAAAGCACCCTTTGCAAGATCATCAGTGGTTTGATCCCGGCGTCCGCTGGGCAGATGAGTCTTTCGGGCGACGATCATTGTCCCGGCAACAAGCAAGACGCCGAGGCTCGCGGGGTTCAGATCGTTCAGCAAGAACTGAATTTGATTGAAACGTTGTCGGTCGCCGAAAACCTACGATTGGCATCGTTGCCGAATCGATGGGGCGTGTTGCGAATGGGCGAACTGCATCGATCGGCCCGCACAATTCTGGATCAGTTTGGTTTGCCCGATGTCGATTCGCATGCGATTGTCGGCCAGTTGGGGGTTGGGAAACAGCAGATGATCGAAATTGCGGCCGCACTGGCCCGCGATGCTCGCGTGTTGATTCTCGATGAGCCGACCGCTGCGCTCTCGGGCAGCGAATCCGAAGAGTTGTTCACGCACTTGAAACAGATGCGTGACCAAGGCGTCGCAATCATTTATATCTCCCACCGACTCGAAGAAGTCCAGCAGCTGTCGGATCAAGTGAGCGTGCTGCGGGACGGGCGTCTCGTCACCACGGAACCGATTTCGCGAATCAATCGTGAGAAGATGGTGGCGTGGATGAGTGCGGAAGAAAATGAATCCAAGTCTTCCAGGCAAGCGGGGCCCGAGTTTGTGAGTCATCGGACCGACCAGGTTGGATTGTTGGTGGAGCGAATGACGTCTGGGATGGTCGATGATGTTTCGTTCTCGGTCCGCCGCGGAGAACGATTTGGGGTCGCGGGTTTGGTGGGTTCCGGGCGAACCGAGTTGCTGCGAGCGATCTTCGGTGCGGATGTGGCGACGTCCGGCAACGTTTCGCTGGGCGACGGAGAACGTCTGCGATTCACGCACCCCAGCCAAGCCGTCGAAGCCGGTTTCGCGATGGTCACCGAGGACCGCAAGCAAAGCGGATTGTTGTTGTCGCAGTCGATTCGAGCCAACACGTCCCTCGCGGCGCTGGCCAGCAAGTTTTCGGACAAGGGATGGATTCGCGAAAAGGCGGAGGTCGATGCGGCGACGTCGATTCATCGGTCCTTGGAGACTCGGCATCAATCGTTGGAACAAGCGGTTGGGACGCTCAGCGGCGGCAACCAGCAGAAGGTCGCGGTGGCCAAGTGGCTGACTCGAGGCGCCGAGGTGTACCTGTTCGATGAACCGTCACGCGGGATCGATGTGGCGGCGCGTGGCAAACTTTATGAGCTGTTTGAGGAATTGGCCAAGCAAGGCAAAACGATTGTGATTGTGAGTAGTGATTTGGAAGAGTTATTCGAGACATGCGATGCGATCGCGGTCCTGTCAGCCGGGAAGATCATGGCGACGTTCGAGCGAGACGAGTTCAGCGAGGACGCGATTTTGGAAGCGTCTTTCGCGGGGCAGGAATCCCGGCCGACGTCACGTCTTCTCGGTGCAATGTCCACGCCCGGCGGCCAACGAAACGATGAGGCCACTTCATGA
- the argB gene encoding acetylglutamate kinase — protein sequence MDQAIAKADTLIEAMGWIRRFRGKTMVIKLGGSLLEDREALHHLLLDVIFMETVGLRPVVVHGGGKAITAAMTQAGIQAQFIRGRRVTDEESLKVVEQVLAGELNVELTEMMEHLGGRAVNLSPRTTCVLKGKKLIDPEGDDLGYVGEVTEVDRDVIESLAYTDQVAVIPSLCEDEQGQMYNVNADTAAMAVAQSLGADKLVFLSDVNGVRRDPEDPSTIIPALSADEARQLITDGVIKSGMIPKVEACLETLGRGVQKVHIIDGRLRHSLLLEIFTTDGVGTEIHQ from the coding sequence ATGGACCAAGCGATTGCGAAAGCTGACACACTCATCGAAGCGATGGGCTGGATCCGTCGTTTTCGAGGCAAAACGATGGTCATCAAACTTGGTGGCAGTCTGCTGGAAGACCGAGAAGCACTCCATCATTTGTTATTGGATGTGATCTTCATGGAAACCGTCGGACTGCGTCCGGTGGTGGTCCATGGTGGTGGCAAAGCCATCACAGCAGCGATGACCCAAGCGGGCATCCAAGCCCAATTCATTCGCGGCCGCCGCGTCACCGACGAGGAATCGCTGAAGGTCGTCGAGCAAGTTCTCGCGGGAGAATTGAACGTCGAGTTGACCGAGATGATGGAACATTTGGGTGGCCGCGCGGTCAATCTGTCACCACGAACCACGTGCGTTCTGAAAGGCAAAAAGCTGATCGATCCCGAGGGCGATGACCTGGGATACGTTGGCGAAGTGACCGAGGTCGATCGCGACGTGATCGAAAGCCTGGCCTACACCGATCAAGTCGCCGTGATCCCCTCCTTGTGCGAGGATGAGCAGGGCCAAATGTACAACGTCAACGCTGACACCGCTGCGATGGCCGTCGCTCAGTCACTCGGTGCAGACAAACTGGTGTTCCTTTCCGACGTCAACGGTGTTCGTCGCGACCCCGAAGATCCCTCCACCATCATCCCCGCGTTGTCCGCTGATGAGGCGCGCCAGTTGATCACCGATGGCGTGATCAAATCCGGCATGATTCCAAAGGTCGAAGCCTGCTTGGAAACCCTGGGACGCGGCGTGCAAAAGGTTCACATCATCGACGGTCGCTTGCGCCATTCCTTGTTGCTTGAAATCTTCACCACAGACGGTGTGGGCACGGAGATTCATCAGTGA
- a CDS encoding NTP/NDP exchange transporter, with translation MNRLRTWRDQFFRPGEIQLLVWSTAWFFCLLGGYYQLRPLREAEAFARGSDEIPWLFLASFLAMLIASPIYASVANRGRGMRLVSRVYRFFELNLLVFFFAMQANDPHVAAWVGRFYFVWLSVFNLFVVSLMWSVFTDSYQSDQAKRLFGFISAGGTIGGIAGSAFASWLSQQADVSYVLIAGIVALELCQQCGHFFAKTKSKQAQVGGEPDNAAAAGTTAEPPGLVSAENADSPKAGPAKAKTSMWVGVRAVGQSPYLLGLCLFLLALQACATTVYCEQADFIREAGLNKADRFALMSKINLWVLSLTLAVQLLGTAALLRRLGMAIVLGVFPMIYVIGFAGLAFWPSLQWIVALVVVHRAASYSVFAPGIQVLYTVVDRRTLYQAKGFLDTAVVRGGDVMSAQLFGLLRFSGLSLTAIAAGFLPLAVLTGWLGMRTGRQQAEMQRRGRPAGHD, from the coding sequence GTGAATCGTCTGCGAACGTGGAGGGACCAATTCTTTCGCCCGGGAGAGATCCAGCTTTTGGTTTGGTCCACGGCCTGGTTCTTCTGTTTGCTGGGCGGCTACTACCAACTGCGTCCCCTCCGCGAAGCCGAAGCGTTTGCCCGGGGCAGCGATGAGATTCCGTGGCTGTTCTTGGCGAGCTTCCTGGCGATGTTAATCGCCTCCCCCATCTACGCCTCCGTCGCCAACCGCGGCCGCGGCATGCGGTTGGTCAGCCGTGTGTACCGATTCTTTGAACTGAACTTGCTCGTCTTCTTTTTCGCGATGCAAGCCAATGACCCCCACGTCGCCGCCTGGGTCGGACGTTTCTACTTCGTCTGGTTGAGCGTCTTCAATCTGTTTGTTGTCTCGCTGATGTGGAGCGTTTTCACGGACTCGTATCAAAGCGATCAAGCCAAACGACTGTTCGGATTCATCTCCGCAGGCGGAACGATCGGAGGCATCGCGGGGTCAGCCTTTGCATCCTGGCTCTCCCAACAAGCCGACGTTTCGTATGTCTTGATCGCTGGCATCGTCGCCTTGGAACTCTGCCAACAATGCGGCCACTTTTTCGCGAAAACAAAATCCAAGCAGGCCCAGGTTGGCGGTGAGCCCGACAACGCCGCCGCCGCTGGAACCACCGCCGAACCTCCTGGGCTCGTCTCGGCGGAAAATGCTGACTCGCCGAAGGCGGGTCCTGCCAAAGCCAAGACCTCGATGTGGGTCGGCGTGCGAGCGGTGGGCCAATCGCCGTACCTGTTGGGGCTGTGTCTGTTTTTGTTGGCGCTGCAAGCGTGCGCCACCACGGTGTACTGCGAACAAGCGGATTTCATTCGCGAAGCGGGGCTGAACAAGGCCGACCGATTCGCGCTGATGTCCAAGATCAATCTCTGGGTGCTCAGCCTCACTCTGGCGGTTCAATTGCTCGGCACCGCCGCCTTGCTGCGTCGTCTGGGCATGGCAATCGTCCTCGGCGTGTTCCCGATGATCTACGTGATCGGATTCGCCGGATTGGCCTTTTGGCCCAGTCTGCAGTGGATCGTCGCGTTGGTCGTCGTCCACCGTGCGGCCAGCTATTCCGTGTTCGCTCCCGGAATCCAGGTCCTGTACACGGTCGTGGATCGCCGCACTCTGTATCAAGCAAAAGGTTTTCTGGACACGGCTGTGGTGCGAGGTGGCGACGTCATGTCGGCTCAATTGTTCGGGCTCCTACGCTTCAGTGGCCTGAGTTTGACGGCAATCGCCGCCGGATTCCTGCCTCTCGCGGTCCTGACCGGGTGGCTGGGGATGCGAACCGGTCGCCAGCAGGCAGAAATGCAGCGGCGGGGTCGACCGGCCGGCCATGATTGA